In one window of Mytilus galloprovincialis chromosome 6, xbMytGall1.hap1.1, whole genome shotgun sequence DNA:
- the LOC143080170 gene encoding uncharacterized protein LOC143080170, with translation MGVKLKRRDIVKLVTCKICECSMNKPKCLNCMHSFCESCLSAYIIKLVESEGKSLHCFKCPSCQADNKIPDTSLPIESWVRLFSPSAIVTFLLEKMSLENPQIQKCDPCKRGDDTLDAMSWCKDCGEALCENCASYHTKVKMLMDHTIVTLDEMRKQPKQISDTDELCSQHGGKYVEAFCDDHDAICCVECVTENHRQCKTVRTLEQASLGIKTRLDPLVYRINELEKQAVSVVEDRKTNMDDLLKQKEDILTEVNKTRTDMQSYFETLETKLKEDIVQTHESLSEELQLQAQSFQHIFNNCDNGKRVLTASVDYGSDRDIFLTAFKLRKQCELHEIYIRSQSEKILRHDYSLHMNEIIKTFTDQIKSMGNVSIEQKPTNIVPTFYKDMHVSVIANMSGKSWSDTGHCWFTGGIFLQGGLIVMADYRNRKLKCFNTTYTMTNELVLEDNPWDVCFLESDELEGDTMLVTFPNDSNAKVVKIDSGGKMVLQDDEYEIGSGGHGLHRNGDRIYIACSNEIRMLSLKTKSISTMPVGNRGARYVLSTKASSICYSTKASVTCHDRKGQEIFRYKDPELRSPRGIAEDAEGNIYVCGIDSNNVHQLLPDGTFVKIALSGKDDIYNPYAILFQQNSTRFIVTQMDSDIVKVYELITMW, from the coding sequence ATGGGTGTAAAACTTAAACGACGGGATATAGTTAAATTAGTGACTTGTAAGATATGTGAATGCTCAATGAATAAACCAAAATGTTTGAACTGTATGCATTCATTTTGTGAGTCGTGTTTATCCGCATATATTATCAAGCTAGTAGAGAGCGAGGGTAAATCTTTACACTGTTTTAAATGTCCGTCTTGCCAAGCAGATAATAAAATTCCCGATACGTCATTGCCAATCGAATCTTGGGTACGTTTATTTTCACCAAGTGCAATCGTTACTTTTCTCTTGGAGAAAATGTCTTTGGAAAACCCTCAGATTCAGAAGTGTGACCCTTGTAAGCGAGGAGACGACACGCTGGATGCTATGTCATGGTGCAAAGATTGCGGCGAAGCTCTGTGCGAGAATTGTGCTAGTTATCACACTAAAGTCAAAATGCTTATGGATCATACAATTGTTACATTAGATGAAATGCGAAAACAACCAAAACAGATTTCTGACACTGACGAATTGTGCTCCCAACATGGAGGAAAATACGTGGAAGCGTTTTGTGACGACCACGATGCTATATGCTGCGTCGAGTGTGTTACAGAAAATCACAGGCAGTGCAAAACGGTCCGTACTTTAGAACAAGCTTCTCTGGGTATCAAAACAAGATTGGATCCGTTAGTTTATAGAATTAATGAATTAGAAAAACAAGCTGTTTCCGTAGTTGAAGACAGAAAAACCAACATGGACGACCTTTTGAAACAAAAGGAAGACATTCTTACTGAAGTAAATAAAACAAGAACAGACATGCAAAGTTACTTTGAGACACTAGAAACGAAATTGAAAGAAGACATAGTACAAACACACGAGTCGTTGTCCGAAGAACTTCAACTGCAGGCTCAGAGTTTCcaacatatatttaacaattgCGATAACGGAAAAAGAGTTCTTACTGCCTCAGTAGATTATGGATCTGACAGAGATATCTTCCTAACTGCTTTCAAACTCAGAAAACAATGTGAACTTCACGAAATTTACATCAGATCACAAAGTGAGAAAATTTTACGCCATGACTATAGTTTGCATATGAATGAAATAATCAAAACATTCACGGATCAAATTAAAAGCATGGGAAATGTGTCAATAGAACAAAAACCAACCAACATAGTACCTACATTTTACAAAGATATGCATGTTTCAGTGATCGCAAATATGTCGGGCAAATCTTGGTCTGATACTGGGCATTGTTGGTTTACCGGTGGTATATTCTTACAAGGTGGTTTAATCGTAATGGCGGATTACCGCAACCGGAAGTTGAAGTGCTTCAATACGACTTATACGATGACAAATGAGCTTGTTCTAGAGGATAATCCATGGGACGTATGCTTTTTAGAAAGTGATGAGTTAGAAGGTGACACTATGCTGGTAACTTTTCCAAATGATTCAAATGCGAAAGTCGTGAAGATAGACAGTGGAGGGAAGATGGTTCTACAAGATGACGAGTATGAAATTGGCAGTGGTGGCCATGGCTTGCACAGAAATGGGGATCGTATCTATATAGCTTGTTCAAATGAGATTAGGATGCTAAGTTTGAAAACAAAATCTATTTCGACTATGCCTGTAGGAAATCGAGGAGCGAGATATGTGCTTAGTACAAAGGCATCAAGCATTTGTTATTCTACAAAAGCATCCGTCACATGTCATGATAGGAAAGGACAAGAAATATTCCGATATAAAGACCCGGAACTTCGTTCTCCACGTGGGATAGCAGAAGACGCAGAGGGAAATATTTATGTTTGTGGAATTGATTCAAATAATGTGCACCAGCTTCTTCCGGACGGTACATTTGTCAAAATTGCCCTGTCTGGCAAGGATGATATATACAATCCGTATGCAATTCTATTCCAACAAAACAGCACACGATTTATTGTCACTCAAATGGACTCCGACATAGTCAAAGTTTATGAACTTATCACTATGTGGTAG